GGAGCCATGAATCAGCAAAGCGAATTGCAATGCTCTACAGCCTGATCGGAACCTGTAAACTACATAACATTAATCCCAGCCTTTGGCTAAAGGACGTTTTAACGGTCATTAACGACCATCCTATCAACAGAATCAAAGAGCTCCTACCTCATATCTGGATCACGAAGCAAAAGTAACGCTCTCCAAAGTCATTAAATAGGTGCTGTCTACCGGATACTTACAAATTACAGGCATTACGCCTGGCAACGGAGAATCAGCCACCCCTTAAATGGCAGGCTTAAAAGTGTAAACATGTCAAGACTGACACGTAGGGGCAATTGTTGGGATAATGCCGTAAGTGAGAACTTCTTTAAGATCCTCAAGTCAGAAACAGGCTTTAATACGGTTTATGAGTCTTTTGAGACGGCTGAAAGAGAAATGTTTGAATTCATAGAGATCTGGTATAATCGACAAAGAATACACTCCCTATTGGGTTATATGACACCCGAAGAATTTGGAAAATCAATTATCA
The DNA window shown above is from Chitinophaga agri and carries:
- a CDS encoding IS3 family transposase encodes the protein MSRLTRRGNCWDNAVSENFFKILKSETGFNTVYESFETAEREMFEFIEIWYNRQRIHSLLGYMTPEEFGKSIIKQTA